A single genomic interval of Ischnura elegans chromosome 3, ioIscEleg1.1, whole genome shotgun sequence harbors:
- the LOC124156143 gene encoding probable protein phosphatase 2C 20 isoform X2, which yields MAPTIGVNLRVTGHCNQGGRKHMEDMFSVAYQQTEDEKDLEYAYFGIFDGHGGREAASFAKEHLMDSIVSQKKFWSDDDEDVMKAIRDGFISTHYAMWRELEKWPKTMSGLPSTSGTTASIAFIRKGKIYIGHVGDSSVVIGYQNKGETEWMAKSLTRDHKPESEDETDRIKQCGGKVVYKSGVPRVVWNRPRIGHKGPVRRSTHIDEIPFLAVARSLGDLWSYNSALNQFVVSPEPDVEVIPVDISKHRCLILGTDGLWNMLSPQAAVDVVHATECHNVLYAVSSSHNLNWINPSKRLVDTALEKWNSSKLIADNTSVVTLMLDPPGPPRAQVLRKQQVSQSHSLSEPSVHGVEPVTSSPSDIQNTSQMDESPRTSSARASPSEEHTSDSGYNGTSSTGGVVIFTRYPSPPQQNMDAGNLKGSDNNKLSSTSQSHQSHDGSAEGPSSGGSDASGRVREVGDILHGPSCSQKHDTTFVRKTHRLTHVQKSQEPPPGGSGCPPLIPNAGDNQSPEIQSNEVSSSLSEDKCKSHSEAVSINGAESNVPLVSSGQNFDATSKHKKCWFLRRRTRSEDRYSNLAKTAGPVNDVLNECVAWPSAASQPDLVKSMRRRLLSMGDMGKAWATDNNFAQSSGGMRCCGQRLGLSVSKAERRRAIITPRRGRSRPLDPCAADNSLNDSIPKDPVMNPAPSDENAVTLNNGNLPTESRVIGLTKSCRVVLQRSPMPPTLLKIRRHSQKKRNSLSIRQNPVPKSMKHPQVHCGNGGALRRSWASGSCPKQGPMITRSRRKDDA from the exons ATGGCACCAACGATTGGAGTTAATTTGCGTGTTACGGGCCACTGTAATCAAGGTGGCCGAAAACATATGGAGGATATGTTTTCAGTCGCCTATCAGCAAACGGAAGACGAGAAAGATTTAGAATACGCATACTTCGGAATATTTGATGGGCATGGTGGGCGGGAGGCTGCTTCATTCGCTAAAGAACACCTAATGGACTCAATTGTCAGTCAGAAAAAGTTTTGGTCTGATGATGACGAGGATGTAATGAAAGCAATTCGGGATGGGTTTATATCAACCCATTATGCCATGTGGAGAGAATTGG AAAAGTGGCCGAAAACCATGTCTGGCTTGCCTAGCACTTCAGGGACAACAGCCAGTATTGCATTCATAAGGAAGGGGAAAATTTACATTGGGCATGTAGGAGATTCCTCCGTAGTGATAGGGTATCAGAATAAAG GTGAAACGGAATGGATGGCCAAATCGTTGACCAGAGATCATAAACCTGAAAGTGAAGACGAGACCGATCGTATTAAGCAATGTGGTGGGAAAGTTGTGTACAAATCGGGAGTTCCTAGGGTAGTTTGGAACCGCCCTAGAATTGGACACAAAGGACCTGTTCGTCGCTCTACTCATATTGATGAAATTCCTTTCTTGGCAGTCGCGAGGTCATTAG GAGACCTTTGGAGCTACAATTCTGCCTTGAACCAATTCGTTGTTTCTCCTGAGCCTGATGTGGAGGTGATACCTGTAGACATATCAAAGCATCGCTGTTTGATATTGGGAACAGATGGTCTTTGGAACATGTTGAGCCCACAAGCTGCCGTTGACGTGGTGCATGCTACAGAATGCCATAATGTTCTCTATGCTGTGTCATCATCACAC AACTTGAACTGGATCAACCCATCAAAAAGACTTGTGGATACTGCACTTGAGAAATGGAATTCTAGTAAGCTAATTGCTGACAACACGAGTGTAGTGACCCTGATGTTAGACCCACCAGGACCACCCCGTGCTCAG GTGTTGAGGAAGCAGCAAGTAAGTCAGAGCCACAGTCTATCTGAGCCATCTGTGCATGGAGTTGAACCAGTGACAAGTTCACCATCAGACATCCAGAACACCTCTCAGATGGATGAGTCTCCGAGGACATCATCAGCACGGGCATCACCATCGGAGGAACATACCAGTGACAGTGGATATAATGGCACTTCCTCTACAGGTGGTGTTGTGATTTTCACTCGCTATCCCTCTCCTCCACAGCAGAACATGGATGCTGGAAACCTTAAAGGCAGTGATAACAATAAGCTGTCATCAACATCTCAGTCCCACCAGTCTCATGATGGAAGTGCTGAAGGCCCTTCATCTGGGGGTAGTGATGCCAGTGGTAGGGTACGGGAAGTAGGTGACATCTTGCACGGTCCCAGTTGCTCCCAAAAGCATGACACTACATTCGTTCGTAAAACACACCGTTTGACCCATGTCCAAAAATCTCAGGAGCCACCACCTGGGGGGTCTGGATGCCCTCCCTTGATTCCCAATGCTGGGGACAATCAGAGCCCTGAGATTCAGAGCAATGAAGTGTCCAGTTCCTTAAGTGAGGACAAATGCAAGTCCCACTCTGAGGCTGTGAGTATTAACGGTGCTGAGAGCAATGTCCCCTTAGTCAGTAGTGGCCAAAACTTTGATGCAACGTCTAAGCATAAGAAATGCTGGTTTCTCAGAAGGAGGACACGTTCAGAGGACAGGTACTCCAATTTGGCAAAGACGGCAGGGCCTGTGAATGATGTGTTGAACGAATGTGTGGCGTGGCCCAGTGCAGCATCACAACCAGATTTGGTGAAAAGTATGAGACGAAGGCTACTGTCCATGGGGGATATGGGTAAAGCTTGGGCCACAGATAACAACTTTGCTCAGTCATCTGGTGGGATGAGGTGCTGTGGGCAACGCTTAGGCCTCAGTGTAAGTAAGGCGGAGAGGCGCAGGGCCATCATTACACCCAGGCGAGGACGTTCGCGGCCCTTAGATCCCTGTGCGGCCGACAACAGTCTTAATGACTCCATTCCTAAAGATCCTGTGATGAACCCTGCCCCGTCAGATGAGAATGCTGTGACACTTAACAATGGTAACTTGCCCACCGAGTCTCGGGTAATTGGGCTGACAAAATCATGCCGCGTGGTGCTGCAGAGGTCACCCATGCCACCAACCTTGTTGAAAATTAGAAGGCACAGCCAAAAGAAACGCAATTCCCTCTCCATCAGACAGAACCCAGTCCCCAAGTCCATGAAACATCCCCAAGTGCACTGCGGCAATGGCGGAGCACTGAGAAGGTCTTGGGCGAGTGGCAGTTGTCCCAAGCAGGGGCCAATGATCACTAGAAGTAGGAGAAAGGATGATGCATGA
- the LOC124156143 gene encoding probable protein phosphatase 2C 20 isoform X1 — translation MAPTIGVNLRVTGHCNQGGRKHMEDMFSVAYQQTEDEKDLEYAYFGIFDGHGGREAASFAKEHLMDSIVSQKKFWSDDDEDVMKAIRDGFISTHYAMWRELEKWPKTMSGLPSTSGTTASIAFIRKGKIYIGHVGDSSVVIGYQNKGETEWMAKSLTRDHKPESEDETDRIKQCGGKVVYKSGVPRVVWNRPRIGHKGPVRRSTHIDEIPFLAVARSLGDLWSYNSALNQFVVSPEPDVEVIPVDISKHRCLILGTDGLWNMLSPQAAVDVVHATECHNVLYAVSSSHVSAQMRCMENLNWINPSKRLVDTALEKWNSSKLIADNTSVVTLMLDPPGPPRAQVLRKQQVSQSHSLSEPSVHGVEPVTSSPSDIQNTSQMDESPRTSSARASPSEEHTSDSGYNGTSSTGGVVIFTRYPSPPQQNMDAGNLKGSDNNKLSSTSQSHQSHDGSAEGPSSGGSDASGRVREVGDILHGPSCSQKHDTTFVRKTHRLTHVQKSQEPPPGGSGCPPLIPNAGDNQSPEIQSNEVSSSLSEDKCKSHSEAVSINGAESNVPLVSSGQNFDATSKHKKCWFLRRRTRSEDRYSNLAKTAGPVNDVLNECVAWPSAASQPDLVKSMRRRLLSMGDMGKAWATDNNFAQSSGGMRCCGQRLGLSVSKAERRRAIITPRRGRSRPLDPCAADNSLNDSIPKDPVMNPAPSDENAVTLNNGNLPTESRVIGLTKSCRVVLQRSPMPPTLLKIRRHSQKKRNSLSIRQNPVPKSMKHPQVHCGNGGALRRSWASGSCPKQGPMITRSRRKDDA, via the exons ATGGCACCAACGATTGGAGTTAATTTGCGTGTTACGGGCCACTGTAATCAAGGTGGCCGAAAACATATGGAGGATATGTTTTCAGTCGCCTATCAGCAAACGGAAGACGAGAAAGATTTAGAATACGCATACTTCGGAATATTTGATGGGCATGGTGGGCGGGAGGCTGCTTCATTCGCTAAAGAACACCTAATGGACTCAATTGTCAGTCAGAAAAAGTTTTGGTCTGATGATGACGAGGATGTAATGAAAGCAATTCGGGATGGGTTTATATCAACCCATTATGCCATGTGGAGAGAATTGG AAAAGTGGCCGAAAACCATGTCTGGCTTGCCTAGCACTTCAGGGACAACAGCCAGTATTGCATTCATAAGGAAGGGGAAAATTTACATTGGGCATGTAGGAGATTCCTCCGTAGTGATAGGGTATCAGAATAAAG GTGAAACGGAATGGATGGCCAAATCGTTGACCAGAGATCATAAACCTGAAAGTGAAGACGAGACCGATCGTATTAAGCAATGTGGTGGGAAAGTTGTGTACAAATCGGGAGTTCCTAGGGTAGTTTGGAACCGCCCTAGAATTGGACACAAAGGACCTGTTCGTCGCTCTACTCATATTGATGAAATTCCTTTCTTGGCAGTCGCGAGGTCATTAG GAGACCTTTGGAGCTACAATTCTGCCTTGAACCAATTCGTTGTTTCTCCTGAGCCTGATGTGGAGGTGATACCTGTAGACATATCAAAGCATCGCTGTTTGATATTGGGAACAGATGGTCTTTGGAACATGTTGAGCCCACAAGCTGCCGTTGACGTGGTGCATGCTACAGAATGCCATAATGTTCTCTATGCTGTGTCATCATCACACGTGAGTGCTCAGATGCGTTGCATGGAA AACTTGAACTGGATCAACCCATCAAAAAGACTTGTGGATACTGCACTTGAGAAATGGAATTCTAGTAAGCTAATTGCTGACAACACGAGTGTAGTGACCCTGATGTTAGACCCACCAGGACCACCCCGTGCTCAG GTGTTGAGGAAGCAGCAAGTAAGTCAGAGCCACAGTCTATCTGAGCCATCTGTGCATGGAGTTGAACCAGTGACAAGTTCACCATCAGACATCCAGAACACCTCTCAGATGGATGAGTCTCCGAGGACATCATCAGCACGGGCATCACCATCGGAGGAACATACCAGTGACAGTGGATATAATGGCACTTCCTCTACAGGTGGTGTTGTGATTTTCACTCGCTATCCCTCTCCTCCACAGCAGAACATGGATGCTGGAAACCTTAAAGGCAGTGATAACAATAAGCTGTCATCAACATCTCAGTCCCACCAGTCTCATGATGGAAGTGCTGAAGGCCCTTCATCTGGGGGTAGTGATGCCAGTGGTAGGGTACGGGAAGTAGGTGACATCTTGCACGGTCCCAGTTGCTCCCAAAAGCATGACACTACATTCGTTCGTAAAACACACCGTTTGACCCATGTCCAAAAATCTCAGGAGCCACCACCTGGGGGGTCTGGATGCCCTCCCTTGATTCCCAATGCTGGGGACAATCAGAGCCCTGAGATTCAGAGCAATGAAGTGTCCAGTTCCTTAAGTGAGGACAAATGCAAGTCCCACTCTGAGGCTGTGAGTATTAACGGTGCTGAGAGCAATGTCCCCTTAGTCAGTAGTGGCCAAAACTTTGATGCAACGTCTAAGCATAAGAAATGCTGGTTTCTCAGAAGGAGGACACGTTCAGAGGACAGGTACTCCAATTTGGCAAAGACGGCAGGGCCTGTGAATGATGTGTTGAACGAATGTGTGGCGTGGCCCAGTGCAGCATCACAACCAGATTTGGTGAAAAGTATGAGACGAAGGCTACTGTCCATGGGGGATATGGGTAAAGCTTGGGCCACAGATAACAACTTTGCTCAGTCATCTGGTGGGATGAGGTGCTGTGGGCAACGCTTAGGCCTCAGTGTAAGTAAGGCGGAGAGGCGCAGGGCCATCATTACACCCAGGCGAGGACGTTCGCGGCCCTTAGATCCCTGTGCGGCCGACAACAGTCTTAATGACTCCATTCCTAAAGATCCTGTGATGAACCCTGCCCCGTCAGATGAGAATGCTGTGACACTTAACAATGGTAACTTGCCCACCGAGTCTCGGGTAATTGGGCTGACAAAATCATGCCGCGTGGTGCTGCAGAGGTCACCCATGCCACCAACCTTGTTGAAAATTAGAAGGCACAGCCAAAAGAAACGCAATTCCCTCTCCATCAGACAGAACCCAGTCCCCAAGTCCATGAAACATCCCCAAGTGCACTGCGGCAATGGCGGAGCACTGAGAAGGTCTTGGGCGAGTGGCAGTTGTCCCAAGCAGGGGCCAATGATCACTAGAAGTAGGAGAAAGGATGATGCATGA